In Iodobacter fluviatilis, one DNA window encodes the following:
- a CDS encoding DUF294 nucleotidyltransferase-like domain-containing protein, whose amino-acid sequence MTTSFDFNRAPFNSLNTAERDRVAAALDVAYYAAGSVIQQQGDVVDALLVVMKGLVREAGEASFYGCFDVLDSKSLLSGKACCTLHAQEDTLLWHIRRDVAMKISDANSQFAAFFYADVARKLAALSQPVQELQPRVGDAVLHTPCWLAETATVMDAARLMKRAHSRAVLVKEGSGVGIFTQSDLRNVVVDGLDANHEAIYRHLKRPLICVKAEDDLHHAMLLMMRHSVQRLVVLEGDEVCGVLEQIELMSAFFNNSHNPRGITAQIGRAHHPDALLAAVKSTQQLIRTLHGNGMKITLLAELVGEIRQRLFSRLFTLLAPPEMLPHVCLLVLGSEGRGEQILNTDQDNALIIEDDYQHPDLERVCSEFNQQLIAFGYPPCPGRVMVSNPLWRQSVSGYKRQINAWTSSASSENVMHMAIWLDARPVCGQVALFEGLRQYLQQDLGDNAAFLSRFAFPVEQFSPPINLFSRLIATAGPDKDALDIKKGGIFPVVHGLRSLALQYGVEESNSYQRIQRLSDIGHLNERFGHDLAESLAFLQGLQLKAGLMNQAMDKPVDHLIDPAALTTLERELLKDTLSVVKQFRQLISHHFKLGML is encoded by the coding sequence ATGACGACATCTTTTGATTTCAATCGTGCACCGTTTAACAGCCTGAATACTGCAGAGCGGGATCGTGTTGCTGCAGCGCTGGATGTGGCTTATTACGCGGCCGGATCGGTGATTCAGCAGCAGGGTGATGTGGTGGATGCCTTGCTGGTGGTGATGAAAGGGCTGGTCAGGGAGGCGGGCGAGGCTAGCTTTTATGGCTGCTTTGATGTGCTCGATAGCAAGTCGCTGCTTAGTGGCAAGGCCTGCTGCACTTTGCATGCGCAAGAAGACACGTTGCTTTGGCATATCCGGCGCGATGTGGCGATGAAAATCAGCGATGCCAACAGCCAGTTTGCAGCGTTTTTTTATGCCGATGTGGCGCGTAAACTGGCCGCGCTCAGCCAGCCCGTGCAAGAGCTGCAGCCTAGGGTGGGTGATGCGGTCTTGCACACGCCTTGCTGGCTGGCAGAAACTGCCACGGTGATGGATGCGGCGCGGCTGATGAAACGCGCGCACAGCCGGGCGGTGTTGGTGAAAGAGGGCTCAGGGGTAGGAATCTTTACCCAAAGCGATTTACGTAATGTGGTGGTGGATGGGCTGGATGCCAATCATGAAGCCATTTACCGTCACCTTAAGCGCCCGCTGATTTGTGTAAAAGCAGAGGACGATCTGCATCACGCCATGCTCTTGATGATGCGCCATTCGGTGCAGAGGCTGGTGGTGCTGGAGGGCGACGAGGTTTGCGGCGTTCTGGAGCAGATCGAGCTGATGTCGGCTTTCTTTAATAACTCGCATAACCCACGCGGCATTACCGCGCAGATTGGCCGTGCTCATCATCCTGATGCGCTTTTAGCGGCGGTGAAAAGTACGCAGCAATTAATACGCACACTGCACGGCAATGGCATGAAAATCACCCTGCTGGCCGAGCTGGTTGGGGAAATTCGCCAGCGTTTATTCAGCCGCTTGTTTACCCTGCTGGCCCCGCCAGAGATGCTGCCGCATGTGTGCCTGCTGGTTTTAGGCTCGGAAGGGCGGGGAGAGCAGATTTTAAATACCGATCAGGATAATGCGCTGATTATTGAAGACGATTATCAGCATCCAGATCTGGAGCGTGTTTGCAGTGAATTTAATCAGCAGCTGATTGCCTTTGGTTATCCGCCTTGTCCCGGCAGGGTGATGGTTTCTAATCCTTTATGGCGGCAAAGTGTGTCGGGCTATAAGCGGCAGATTAATGCATGGACCAGCAGCGCCAGCAGTGAAAATGTGATGCATATGGCGATCTGGCTGGATGCACGGCCTGTTTGCGGGCAGGTGGCTTTGTTTGAGGGCTTGCGTCAGTATTTGCAACAGGATTTAGGCGATAACGCAGCGTTTTTATCGCGTTTTGCTTTTCCGGTGGAACAATTCTCCCCGCCGATTAATCTGTTTTCTAGGTTGATTGCCACGGCTGGGCCGGATAAGGATGCGCTGGATATTAAAAAAGGCGGCATTTTCCCTGTGGTGCATGGTTTACGTAGCCTTGCGCTGCAATATGGGGTGGAAGAGAGTAATAGCTACCAGCGCATTCAGCGTTTAAGCGATATAGGTCATTTAAACGAGCGCTTTGGCCATGATTTAGCCGAATCTCTGGCGTTTTTGCAGGGCTTGCAACTCAAAGCAGGGTTGATGAATCAGGCCATGGATAAACCGGTTGATCATCTGATCGATCCTGCGGCTTTAACCACGCTGGAGCGCGAGTTATTAAAAGATACACTCTCAGTGGTGAAGCAATTTCGCCAGCTGATCAGCCATCATTTCAAGCTGGGCATGTTATGA